One window from the genome of Candidatus Zixiibacteriota bacterium encodes:
- the buk gene encoding butyrate kinase, translating into MGYKILSINPGATSTKVSLSEDKNPLVIEVLRHSVDELKAFPKTLDQLGYRKNLVEDFLKRHGFKITDLAAVVGRGGPFKPLSSGTYRVNQKMVSDIRSGNVQADHVSNLGALIAYELTKGTEIPAFIVDPVSVDELIPVARISGMPELERISLSHALNIKMVARKAASELRRKYEELNLVIVHLGSGISVTSHLKGQMIDVSNANDGGPLAPQRTGSLPATGLAKLCLSGKYTYSEMYDKVTKKGGLLAYLGTDNVEEIEKKIDFGDQKAKLIYEAMVYQIAKEIGAMSTTLSGRVDAIILTGGIARSERLINMIKERVRFLFKVLVFPGEDELEALTLGALRVLTGEEKEKEY; encoded by the coding sequence ATGGGCTACAAAATCCTGAGCATCAATCCCGGGGCTACTTCTACCAAGGTCTCCCTGTCTGAGGACAAAAATCCTTTGGTAATTGAGGTTTTGAGACATTCGGTTGATGAACTCAAGGCATTTCCTAAAACTTTAGATCAGTTGGGTTACAGAAAAAATCTGGTTGAGGACTTCTTAAAGAGACATGGCTTCAAAATTACGGACCTGGCTGCAGTTGTTGGCAGGGGTGGTCCTTTCAAACCGCTGTCCAGCGGAACTTACAGGGTAAACCAAAAAATGGTTTCAGATATCCGGTCAGGCAACGTTCAGGCGGATCATGTTTCTAACCTTGGAGCTTTGATTGCCTACGAGTTGACCAAAGGGACTGAGATACCTGCTTTCATCGTGGACCCGGTCTCAGTGGATGAGCTGATTCCCGTTGCCCGCATCTCTGGTATGCCGGAGTTGGAAAGGATAAGTTTATCACACGCTCTGAATATCAAGATGGTGGCAAGAAAGGCGGCTTCCGAATTACGAAGAAAATATGAAGAGCTTAATCTGGTTATTGTCCATCTTGGCTCCGGGATAAGCGTAACTTCCCATTTAAAAGGGCAGATGATTGACGTAAGCAATGCTAATGATGGCGGTCCTTTAGCTCCCCAGCGGACGGGAAGTCTTCCAGCTACAGGGTTAGCCAAACTATGTCTTTCAGGAAAGTATACATACTCTGAGATGTATGACAAGGTTACTAAAAAAGGCGGGCTTCTGGCTTATTTAGGAACGGATAACGTTGAGGAGATTGAGAAAAAGATAGATTTCGGAGACCAGAAAGCTAAACTGATTTATGAGGCGATGGTCTACCAGATTGCCAAAGAGATCGGAGCGATGTCAACGACTCTATCTGGAAGAGTGGATGCAATTATACTTACCGGGGGGATAGCCCGGTCGGAGAGGCTGATAAATATGATCAAAGAAAGGGTCAGATTTCTTTTCAAAGTCCTGGTCTTTCCGGGCGAGGACGAACTTGAGGCTTTAACTTTGGGTGCTTTAAGGGTATTAACCGGGGAGGAAAAAGAAAAGGAGTATTAA
- a CDS encoding enoyl-CoA hydratase-related protein, which yields MEYKNILTEIKENIGIIKINRPQQLNALNTETIHELNDVAHQWSRDEKLKVIIITGEGKAFVAGADIAEMKDMTRQQAIDFSEMGQKVFSLIESQDKPVIAAVNGFALGGGCELAMACDIRIASDKAKLGQPEVNLGVIPGFAGTQRLARMVGAAKAKELILTADLIDAQTALSIGLVNQVVPHDTLMDVCMEMAKKIASKGPTAVRLAKRVISRGVETDFATGSSFEVDAFGECFASGEAKEGMEAFLQKRKPGWA from the coding sequence ATGGAATATAAGAACATTCTAACTGAGATCAAGGAGAATATCGGCATAATCAAGATCAACCGGCCCCAGCAGTTAAATGCCCTTAATACCGAGACCATTCATGAGCTTAATGACGTTGCTCACCAGTGGAGCAGGGACGAAAAGCTCAAAGTAATCATTATCACCGGTGAGGGGAAAGCATTTGTGGCTGGAGCAGACATTGCTGAGATGAAGGATATGACCAGACAGCAGGCAATTGATTTTTCAGAGATGGGTCAGAAAGTCTTTTCCTTGATTGAGTCTCAGGACAAACCGGTGATTGCTGCGGTCAATGGCTTTGCTTTAGGTGGAGGATGCGAATTGGCGATGGCTTGTGATATTAGAATCGCTTCAGATAAAGCCAAATTGGGTCAGCCAGAGGTAAACTTAGGAGTGATTCCGGGATTTGCTGGTACTCAGCGGTTGGCTCGAATGGTCGGTGCGGCTAAAGCTAAGGAATTGATTTTGACAGCGGATTTGATCGATGCCCAGACTGCTCTTTCTATCGGTCTGGTCAATCAGGTAGTTCCTCACGATACCCTGATGGATGTGTGTATGGAGATGGCGAAAAAAATAGCTTCCAAAGGACCCACTGCGGTTAGATTGGCAAAAAGAGTGATAAGTAGAGGAGTGGAGACAGATTTTGCCACGGGTTCTTCTTTCGAAGTCGACGCTTTCGGCGAATGTTTTGCGTCAGGTGAGGCAAAAGAGGGGATGGAAGCGTTTTTACAGAAACGAAAACCGGGCTGGGCGTAA
- a CDS encoding acyl-CoA dehydrogenase has protein sequence MYLDKKYEDFKKEIRDFAEKEIEPKAQEADEKAQFPHENIKKVAQLGLLGMVVPPEYSGTGIDTLKYAIAVEELSRVCASTGITVAAHNSLAICPLYLFGSEEQKKKYIPPLAKGEKLGAFGLTEPDAGSDAGGTKTTAVLKGDSYLINGSKCFITNASVAETFVITAVTDKTKGTKGISSFILEKGMKGFTVGKKENKMGIRGSDTAALHFEDLSVPKENLLGKEGEGFKQFLVTLDGGRISIGAMALGIAQGAFEKALKYAKETIQFEKPLIESQAIQFKLADMATQIEAARHLIYHAAFLEDKGQKYVKESAMAKLFASEVGRFVTYEAIQIFGEYGYYRRYPVERYLRDVKLCEIGEGTSEIQRLVIFRELIK, from the coding sequence ATGTATCTAGACAAAAAGTACGAAGATTTCAAGAAAGAGATCAGGGATTTTGCTGAAAAGGAGATCGAGCCAAAAGCTCAGGAAGCAGATGAGAAGGCACAATTCCCTCATGAGAACATAAAAAAGGTCGCCCAACTGGGGCTTTTAGGAATGGTGGTTCCTCCGGAATATTCGGGAACAGGCATTGATACCTTAAAATATGCAATTGCCGTGGAGGAGCTTTCAAGGGTGTGTGCATCTACCGGCATCACAGTTGCGGCTCACAATTCACTGGCTATCTGTCCTCTTTACCTTTTTGGAAGTGAGGAGCAAAAGAAAAAATATATACCTCCTTTAGCTAAGGGTGAGAAATTAGGCGCTTTTGGTTTAACTGAGCCGGATGCAGGCTCAGATGCCGGGGGGACAAAAACCACCGCAGTGTTGAAAGGAGACAGTTACCTAATAAACGGCTCAAAATGCTTCATCACCAATGCCTCAGTTGCCGAGACATTTGTCATCACCGCAGTAACAGACAAAACCAAAGGGACCAAGGGGATTAGCTCCTTCATCCTGGAAAAAGGGATGAAGGGGTTCACGGTTGGCAAAAAAGAAAACAAAATGGGTATAAGAGGGTCAGATACCGCTGCCTTGCATTTTGAGGACCTGAGCGTTCCGAAAGAAAACCTTCTGGGCAAAGAAGGCGAGGGGTTCAAGCAATTTTTAGTCACCTTAGATGGCGGAAGGATAAGTATCGGAGCAATGGCTTTAGGCATCGCTCAGGGTGCTTTTGAGAAAGCTTTGAAATATGCCAAAGAGACTATACAGTTTGAAAAACCTCTAATTGAGTCCCAGGCTATCCAGTTCAAACTGGCGGATATGGCAACCCAGATTGAGGCAGCCAGACATCTGATTTATCATGCTGCTTTTCTGGAGGATAAAGGACAGAAATACGTGAAGGAATCTGCTATGGCAAAGCTTTTCGCTTCCGAGGTCGGAAGATTCGTTACTTACGAAGCAATTCAAATTTTCGGAGAATATGGGTACTACCGGAGGTATCCAGTAGAAAGATATTTGCGTGACGTGAAACTCTGCGAAATCGGGGAAGGAACTTCAGAGATTCAGAGACTGGTTATTTTCAGGGAGTTAATCAAATAG